One genomic window of Psychrobacillus sp. INOP01 includes the following:
- a CDS encoding carbon-nitrogen hydrolase family protein → MTEEFDLSPFEQSMIIRQTSFSDIDSILEIQRLCFPGMDPWKLAHLRSHLTIFPEGQLVAELDGKVIGSCSSLIINFDEYDDRHSWSDVTDEGYITNHNPEGYNLYGIEVMVHPEFRRMKVGQRLYEGRKDIARQFNLKSIIIGGRIPNYHKFAEEMSPREYVTSVSRHKIYDPVLTFQLMNGFTLMRINPNYLPDDKASAKYATLMEWNNIDYIPLSKRHFKTSYPVRICAVQYMMRKINSFEEFANQCEYFVDVASDAQSDFVVFPEIFTTQLMSFLNEPSPSQAVRKLTEYTPQYMELFSDLSIRYNINIIAGSHFVEEENEEIYNIAYLFHRDGAIDKQYKIHITPNERKWWGISAGDSVQVFDTDCGKIAIQICYDIEFPELARIATDMGANIIFSPFCTEDRQGYLRVRYCAQARAIENQIYTVISGTVGNLPQTENMDIQYAQSAIFAPSDFEFARDGIVGETEPNVEMVLIGDVDLEILRRQRQDGTVKQLKDRRHDIYSVDYKK, encoded by the coding sequence ATGACTGAAGAATTTGATTTATCTCCGTTTGAACAAAGCATGATTATAAGACAAACGTCTTTTTCCGATATAGACTCAATTTTAGAAATTCAGCGTTTATGTTTTCCGGGTATGGACCCGTGGAAATTAGCTCATTTACGTAGCCACTTAACTATTTTCCCAGAAGGGCAGCTAGTTGCTGAGTTGGATGGAAAAGTAATTGGTTCCTGTTCAAGTCTTATTATTAACTTTGATGAGTATGATGACCGGCACTCTTGGTCGGATGTGACGGATGAAGGATATATTACGAACCATAATCCAGAGGGATATAATCTGTACGGGATCGAGGTAATGGTACACCCAGAATTCAGAAGAATGAAGGTTGGCCAACGTTTATATGAAGGCAGGAAGGATATTGCAAGACAGTTCAATTTAAAATCAATTATTATTGGAGGGCGTATTCCAAACTATCATAAATTTGCAGAAGAGATGTCTCCAAGAGAATATGTGACGTCTGTTTCTCGCCATAAAATATATGATCCAGTTTTAACTTTCCAGTTGATGAATGGTTTTACATTGATGCGTATTAATCCTAACTATCTACCAGATGATAAGGCATCTGCCAAATATGCAACACTCATGGAGTGGAATAATATTGATTATATCCCACTTTCTAAACGTCACTTCAAAACGAGCTATCCTGTTCGAATTTGTGCAGTCCAATATATGATGCGCAAAATTAATTCATTTGAAGAGTTTGCTAACCAATGCGAATATTTTGTTGATGTGGCATCCGATGCCCAATCTGATTTTGTAGTGTTTCCCGAAATCTTTACTACACAACTAATGTCATTCCTAAATGAACCTTCTCCAAGTCAAGCGGTTCGTAAATTGACGGAGTATACTCCGCAATATATGGAATTATTTTCGGATTTATCGATCCGTTACAATATTAATATTATTGCTGGTTCTCACTTTGTTGAAGAAGAAAATGAGGAAATATATAATATCGCTTATTTATTCCACCGAGATGGTGCCATTGATAAGCAATATAAAATTCATATTACACCGAACGAACGTAAATGGTGGGGAATAAGTGCAGGTGACTCCGTTCAAGTATTTGATACGGATTGTGGTAAAATTGCGATTCAAATTTGCTATGATATAGAGTTTCCAGAGCTTGCACGTATTGCAACAGATATGGGCGCGAATATTATTTTCTCTCCATTTTGTACTGAGGATCGTCAAGGGTACTTACGCGTTCGCTATTGTGCACAAGCACGGGCAATTGAAAACCAAATCTATACAGTTATTTCTGGGACAGTTGGAAACTTACCGCAAACAGAGAATATGGATATTCAATATGCTCAGTCTGCTATTTTCGCCCCATCCGACTTTGAATTTGCTCGTGATGGTATCGTAGGTGAAACTGAGCCAAATGTAGAAATGGTTTTAATAGGGGATGTAGATTTAGAAATCCTCCGCCGCCAACGTCAAGACGGGACGGTAAAACAATTAAAAGATAGACGTCATGATATTTACAGTGTCGATTATAAAAAATGA
- a CDS encoding disulfide oxidoreductase, with the protein MTKKLENLLLFMWTVAFTATLGSLYFSEIRGYEPCDLCWYQRILMYPLVLILGIAYVQKNPKIAVTSLVFSVIGGCISAYHYSIQKLTFMQESAPACGRVACTGEYINYAGFITIPFLALIAFILIAITSVIVWKDIKEEK; encoded by the coding sequence ATGACAAAAAAACTGGAAAATCTACTACTATTTATGTGGACAGTTGCCTTTACTGCAACACTAGGTTCCCTCTACTTTTCAGAGATAAGGGGATACGAACCTTGTGATTTATGTTGGTATCAGCGTATACTCATGTATCCTCTTGTACTAATATTGGGGATTGCGTACGTTCAAAAAAATCCGAAAATCGCAGTAACTTCACTTGTATTCTCTGTGATCGGAGGATGTATTTCTGCCTATCATTATAGCATTCAAAAGCTGACTTTTATGCAGGAATCTGCACCAGCTTGTGGGAGAGTTGCTTGTACAGGAGAATATATAAACTATGCAGGATTTATCACAATCCCATTTTTAGCTCTTATTGCATTTATTTTAATCGCAATTACAAGTGTTATTGTATGGAAGGACATCAAGGAGGAAAAATAA
- a CDS encoding thioredoxin family protein, giving the protein MKKLLIFGGIIIAVFVLIFVLNSQKNKDALANNPYDTEDLRQSTIDLIDDPNYQNIILPEDLEKKIATGEPVTAYFFSPECVHCQEMTPRLTPLAEENDIEIVKYNVLEYEQGWDDYLIQATPTMIYFEDGKEVVRVEGAISNDQIQGFFDEVVLK; this is encoded by the coding sequence TTGAAGAAACTACTTATATTTGGTGGTATTATCATCGCAGTCTTTGTATTAATCTTTGTTTTAAACTCACAAAAAAACAAGGATGCATTAGCTAATAATCCATATGATACTGAGGATTTAAGACAATCTACCATTGATCTAATTGATGATCCGAACTATCAGAACATTATTTTACCAGAGGATTTGGAAAAAAAGATTGCTACTGGAGAACCTGTTACAGCTTATTTCTTCAGCCCAGAATGTGTTCATTGTCAAGAAATGACACCGCGTCTTACACCACTTGCTGAAGAAAATGACATTGAAATTGTCAAATATAATGTACTTGAGTATGAACAAGGTTGGGATGACTATCTTATCCAAGCAACACCAACAATGATCTATTTTGAAGATGGCAAAGAAGTTGTAAGAGTAGAAGGCGCTATTTCTAACGATCAAATTCAAGGATTCTTTGATGAAGTCGTTTTAAAATAA
- a CDS encoding RluA family pseudouridine synthase, with amino-acid sequence MIHTFTYTIQEDGLTIDSLFQEKWKLGKKLIHELRMQKAVSNNSGELLQWKLPNKKGDVLVIKWEGESSDYLLSDQIPLYVAYEDEYLLIASKPRGVSTHPNEEGQNHTFMNTVTNYLHGKGHHYGEHVHRIDEGTKGLIVIAKNPLVKGMLDRMLENKTIVRTYEAIVEGQVKNQHGTIRAAIGNDRHHPTRKRVSPSGQNAITHYEVAGKHEQFTKIHAILETGRTHQIRVHLAHLGHPIVGDELYGAKKTPTKMYELHAFKVQFNHPITGEVLVVEDKR; translated from the coding sequence ATGATTCATACATTCACATATACTATCCAAGAGGATGGCTTAACTATCGATAGTCTTTTCCAAGAAAAGTGGAAATTAGGCAAAAAGTTAATACATGAGCTACGCATGCAAAAGGCCGTAAGCAATAACAGTGGAGAGCTTTTACAATGGAAGCTTCCAAACAAAAAAGGTGATGTACTTGTGATTAAATGGGAAGGAGAATCCTCTGATTATCTCCTGTCCGATCAAATCCCATTGTATGTGGCGTATGAGGATGAGTATTTACTGATCGCTTCTAAACCACGTGGTGTATCGACGCATCCCAATGAAGAAGGTCAAAATCATACCTTTATGAACACCGTGACAAATTATTTACACGGTAAAGGTCATCATTACGGAGAACATGTACATCGCATCGATGAAGGCACAAAAGGTTTAATCGTCATTGCAAAAAATCCTCTTGTTAAAGGTATGCTAGACCGTATGTTGGAAAATAAAACAATCGTCCGCACCTACGAGGCAATTGTAGAAGGACAAGTAAAAAATCAGCATGGTACCATTCGAGCTGCTATTGGAAACGACCGCCACCATCCAACTCGAAAAAGAGTCTCTCCATCTGGTCAAAATGCGATTACACATTATGAAGTTGCAGGAAAGCATGAACAGTTCACGAAAATACATGCAATTTTAGAAACTGGACGTACCCACCAAATTCGCGTGCACTTAGCTCACTTGGGACATCCAATTGTTGGAGACGAATTATACGGAGCTAAAAAAACACCTACAAAAATGTACGAGCTACATGCATTTAAAGTTCAATTCAATCATCCAATAACAGGTGAAGTACTTGTTGTGGAAGATAAACGATAA
- a CDS encoding cadherin-like beta sandwich domain-containing protein, with product MTRINRKLAVMVLIIFISMGSIPGIFGASIAGVSTVAAATNILSQDGIGYSGSIPENEVVGTTFTGYQTWPNGFTKGSTSFAGGVYDGTNIWMIPYNANELVKVNPSTGEMTGYSNWPAGFTKGSNAFAGGVYDGANIWLIPYSANQIIKVNAITGDMTGYSSWPGGSKGSEQFIGGAFDGTNIWLTPYSGSRLIKVDTTTGEMTSYNSWPSGTSLGSYPFYGSVFDGTSIWLIPNGADQLIKVDPATGDKTGFNNWPSGFTKSADAFWGGVFDGTNIWLIPYNATHLVKINTTTGEMTGYNGWPSGFTKGSGSFAGGVYDGTNIWLVPMSANMLVKVNAATGDMTGFNNWPSGFTKDSSAFLGGVYDGENVWMIPFAADRLMKFGESSDLSGLTLSSGTLSPAFSSASTSYTASVRNEVTSIDVTPTTADSGATVTVNGVAVTSGQTQSTTLNVGNNIVTVIVTSGNGITKTYTVTVTRAASANADLSGLTLSSGTLSPAFNASTTIYMASVRNEVMSIDVTPTTADSGATVTVNGVVVTSGQTQSTTLNVGNNIVTVMVTSGNGITKTYTVTVTRAASANSSTSPSIPNSSTSPSIPNSFISPSTTSFDQYVSSSGYQDILIQLSLATNIFQQVEVGGTALATSAYEINAAGNTVTLNKEYLRTLSPGTYKFVFKFNAGNNATFILTVSDSTPSNTIPDFRDVDAEFWAYNEIQSLVSDGVILGYPNKEFRPNELIRREHMILMITRLGLLTKKRDVIEFTDVPLNYLYYNDIRLAQLAGVIDGSDGKFHPNSPLTRAQAAKIIALLYNFEIGGSKSFEDVSEDSWYFPYVSALATNNIVLGDDGYFNPNNNITRAQFAAILYRSLQIINE from the coding sequence GTGACAAGAATAAATAGAAAATTAGCGGTAATGGTTTTGATAATTTTTATTTCAATGGGCAGTATTCCAGGAATATTCGGCGCAAGTATTGCTGGCGTATCAACCGTTGCAGCAGCTACAAACATACTCAGTCAAGACGGGATCGGGTATAGTGGCTCCATTCCTGAAAATGAAGTGGTAGGAACCACTTTTACTGGATATCAGACTTGGCCTAACGGTTTTACAAAAGGATCCACTTCCTTTGCAGGTGGCGTTTATGATGGCACGAACATATGGATGATACCTTATAACGCTAACGAATTAGTAAAGGTTAATCCATCTACAGGTGAAATGACGGGATACAGTAATTGGCCCGCAGGCTTCACTAAGGGGAGCAACGCATTTGCTGGAGGTGTTTATGATGGTGCTAACATATGGCTTATTCCATATAGTGCAAATCAGATTATCAAGGTTAACGCGATTACAGGTGATATGACGGGATATAGCAGTTGGCCTGGTGGATCGAAAGGTAGCGAGCAATTTATTGGAGGTGCTTTTGACGGTACCAACATATGGCTCACCCCCTATTCTGGCAGTCGTTTAATCAAGGTTGATACAACGACTGGAGAAATGACCAGTTATAATAGTTGGCCAAGTGGGACAAGCCTTGGTAGTTATCCGTTTTATGGTTCTGTTTTCGATGGCACTAGTATATGGCTGATTCCTAATGGTGCCGATCAACTAATCAAGGTTGATCCGGCAACCGGGGATAAGACTGGATTCAACAATTGGCCTAGCGGGTTCACCAAAAGCGCAGATGCATTTTGGGGAGGCGTCTTCGATGGAACAAATATATGGCTAATACCGTATAATGCCACTCATCTGGTTAAAATCAATACGACAACAGGTGAAATGACAGGATACAATGGATGGCCTAGCGGTTTTACAAAAGGTAGCGGCAGCTTTGCAGGCGGTGTTTATGATGGTACGAATATATGGCTGGTGCCAATGTCGGCTAACATGTTAGTTAAGGTCAATGCCGCGACGGGAGATATGACTGGATTCAACAATTGGCCTAGCGGTTTTACGAAAGATAGTAGTGCGTTCCTTGGCGGGGTGTATGACGGGGAAAATGTTTGGATGATTCCATTTGCAGCAGACCGCCTTATGAAGTTTGGGGAAAGCTCCGATTTGAGTGGACTTACGCTGAGTAGCGGTACATTATCACCAGCATTTAGTTCGGCGTCAACTAGCTACACGGCAAGTGTTAGGAATGAAGTGACGAGCATAGATGTAACACCGACGACAGCGGATTCCGGGGCAACAGTGACGGTGAACGGCGTGGCAGTTACAAGTGGGCAAACGCAATCGACAACACTGAACGTTGGAAACAACATAGTAACGGTGATAGTTACATCCGGTAACGGCATTACGAAAACGTATACCGTAACGGTGACACGTGCGGCGTCAGCGAACGCCGATTTGAGCGGACTGACGCTAAGTAGCGGTACATTGTCGCCAGCATTCAACGCGTCAACAACTATCTACATGGCAAGTGTTAGGAATGAAGTGATGAGCATAGATGTAACACCGACGACAGCGGATTCCGGGGCAACAGTGACGGTGAACGGCGTGGTAGTTACAAGTGGGCAAACGCAATCGACAACACTGAACGTTGGGAACAACATAGTAACGGTGATGGTTACATCAGGTAACGGCATTACGAAAACGTATACCGTCACAGTGACACGGGCGGCGTCAGCAAACAGTTCCACTTCACCAAGCATCCCGAACAGCTCCACTTCACCAAGCATTCCGAACAGTTTCATTTCTCCAAGTACAACGAGCTTTGATCAATATGTTTCTTCCTCTGGCTATCAAGATATTCTAATACAGTTAAGCTTAGCGACTAATATATTCCAACAAGTTGAAGTTGGGGGTACAGCTCTCGCAACAAGTGCATATGAAATCAATGCTGCAGGCAATACCGTAACATTGAATAAGGAATATTTGAGAACTTTAAGTCCAGGTACGTATAAATTTGTTTTCAAATTTAATGCAGGCAACAACGCAACGTTTATACTAACAGTTAGTGATAGTACACCATCGAACACAATACCCGATTTTAGAGATGTCGATGCTGAATTTTGGGCATATAATGAAATTCAATCACTTGTTTCTGATGGTGTCATATTAGGTTATCCAAATAAAGAATTTAGACCGAATGAATTGATTCGTCGTGAGCATATGATTTTAATGATTACAAGATTAGGACTACTAACGAAGAAAAGAGATGTTATAGAATTTACCGATGTTCCATTAAATTATTTATATTATAATGATATTCGATTGGCTCAATTAGCAGGTGTTATAGATGGCTCAGATGGTAAGTTTCATCCGAATTCTCCATTAACAAGAGCACAAGCAGCAAAAATTATTGCTCTACTATATAATTTTGAAATAGGCGGATCAAAATCTTTTGAAGATGTATCTGAAGATTCGTGGTATTTCCCATATGTAAGTGCTCTAGCAACAAATAACATTGTCCTAGGAGATGATGGTTACTTTAATCCAAATAACAATATAACGAGAGCACAATTTGCTGCAATTTTGTATCGATCTTTACAAATAATTAACGAATAA
- a CDS encoding isocitrate lyase/phosphoenolpyruvate mutase family protein → MNKIQEFKDMHFSNDLLFLGNAWDLLSALTLEKVGFKAIGTTSWGIANSLGLPDGELIDFDRHLGIIKTIVENVKIPVSADIEAGYSEDINTIIDNVLRMADVGVVGINIEDSLKKSIGLRGISEHCNLLEKLRIALDQNDYNDFYINARTDTYFQRQNPLMETIDRAKAYVESSASGIFVPGLKEYAEIKEITMNVNAPLNVLSLPGLTNCNRLKELGVRRFSFGNALSDKVVAHLEKNADELIAFMDTSHLYEK, encoded by the coding sequence ATGAACAAAATTCAGGAATTCAAAGATATGCATTTTTCAAATGATCTATTATTTTTAGGCAACGCTTGGGATTTACTTTCGGCCTTAACACTTGAAAAAGTAGGGTTCAAAGCGATAGGTACAACCAGTTGGGGTATTGCAAACTCACTAGGATTACCAGATGGAGAATTGATTGATTTTGACAGACATTTAGGAATCATCAAAACCATAGTTGAGAATGTGAAAATTCCTGTTTCTGCCGATATTGAGGCTGGATATAGCGAAGACATTAACACGATTATTGATAATGTTTTAAGGATGGCAGATGTGGGGGTAGTGGGTATTAATATTGAAGATTCATTGAAAAAATCAATTGGCTTAAGAGGGATTTCAGAGCACTGTAACCTTCTGGAGAAATTAAGAATAGCATTAGACCAAAATGATTATAATGATTTTTATATTAATGCCAGAACAGATACTTATTTTCAAAGGCAAAACCCTTTAATGGAAACAATTGATCGGGCAAAGGCGTATGTAGAGAGTAGTGCTAGCGGGATTTTTGTTCCGGGCCTAAAAGAATATGCTGAGATTAAAGAAATCACCATGAATGTAAATGCTCCACTAAATGTATTATCTTTACCTGGACTAACGAATTGTAACAGGCTTAAAGAATTAGGTGTGAGAAGATTTAGTTTTGGAAATGCCCTATCTGATAAAGTGGTGGCTCATTTAGAAAAGAATGCGGATGAATTAATAGCGTTTATGGATACTTCCCATTTGTATGAGAAGTAG
- a CDS encoding 23S rRNA (pseudouridine(1915)-N(3))-methyltransferase RlmH, giving the protein MKVSTEGNILNSEEMALKIDNMSITGNSDVTILIGAKNAPDEEDISISKMDMDLGSSTLVIFEQLYRAYRILKNEPYHK; this is encoded by the coding sequence ATTAAAGTATCTACTGAAGGTAATATACTTAACTCAGAGGAAATGGCTCTAAAAATCGACAACATGAGTATAACAGGTAATTCAGATGTGACAATATTAATAGGGGCAAAAAATGCTCCAGATGAAGAGGACATTTCTATAAGTAAGATGGATATGGATTTAGGTTCTTCAACGCTTGTTATATTTGAACAACTATACAGAGCATACCGTATCCTCAAAAATGAACCTTATCACAAGTAA
- a CDS encoding HNH endonuclease codes for MKTNLRRAIWKAHKKKCYYCDENVSIRELEIDHFIPKSTDKSLKEELLRELMLDSNFDFNGLKNLVPSHTSCNNARKGRYVPTAKSFSGVLVITERLLQKILEIKEELDLEEKYDENIGQIESYIEKGQASVEELYDYLNKDEANFEEVENIDHSSIRVSTKNVMIQCLLPRFPELHGSMLITFRSLRVRDCLITFNHSGIVNEIFQGIGSSPKDGYRGFIVYNDASKNSSVVQLGNNRFSLTLDEVSQLCRLIDKISPIYINTIKSIENVFKTQSFAYSTKGRFRLLKISRSLWREILEFAFEHDYENGTTEWHIFDGRASYLKIYCQTPGDSDRDYRTFIYPEAVDEGLWDKFISSDNEVWLCWEPSILIDNESDNTRVQNNIIWSAKYTYDWLLTRLIPTVIEYRREKDRSLLQRLFGQKKKLLSPFNEFNLDLAYNNALLITDYKDIDTLGKWVREVQVFFAIHSNHYLSVGTIEGVYKSIMLCLRNFKLNQGTFEYIKIKLDGNRSIESIIASVESKLNDLSNKNGINGSNMEYALRSLCALLHEGNYGEQDEAILVQKLTIFLEMLSQEYRFLSDLERVRDLWK; via the coding sequence ATGAAGACTAATCTTAGAAGAGCGATTTGGAAAGCACACAAAAAAAAATGTTATTACTGCGATGAGAATGTCTCAATTAGAGAACTAGAAATTGACCATTTTATTCCTAAAAGCACCGATAAAAGTTTAAAAGAAGAGCTACTTAGAGAATTAATGCTCGATTCTAATTTTGATTTTAATGGTTTAAAGAATTTAGTGCCATCACATACATCATGTAATAATGCAAGAAAGGGTAGATATGTTCCTACTGCAAAGAGTTTTTCAGGTGTACTTGTAATTACGGAGAGACTACTACAAAAAATATTAGAAATTAAAGAGGAGCTTGACCTTGAGGAAAAATATGATGAAAATATTGGTCAAATAGAGAGTTATATTGAAAAGGGACAGGCATCAGTAGAAGAGCTCTATGATTATTTAAATAAAGATGAAGCGAATTTTGAAGAAGTTGAGAATATTGATCATAGTTCTATACGAGTAAGTACCAAAAATGTGATGATTCAATGTTTATTGCCTAGATTTCCAGAATTGCATGGGTCGATGCTCATTACATTTCGAAGTTTAAGGGTTAGAGATTGTTTAATTACTTTTAATCATTCGGGAATAGTAAATGAAATATTTCAAGGAATTGGTTCATCACCAAAAGACGGGTATAGAGGGTTCATAGTTTATAATGACGCTAGCAAAAATAGTTCTGTTGTTCAGTTAGGGAATAATCGATTTTCTCTAACTTTAGATGAAGTAAGTCAGTTATGTAGACTTATTGACAAAATATCACCTATATATATTAATACTATCAAATCTATTGAGAATGTCTTTAAGACACAAAGTTTTGCATATTCTACGAAAGGGAGATTCAGGCTTCTAAAAATATCTCGTTCATTATGGCGAGAGATACTTGAATTTGCTTTTGAACATGACTATGAAAATGGAACGACAGAATGGCATATTTTTGATGGTAGGGCGAGCTATTTGAAGATATATTGTCAAACACCTGGAGATAGCGACAGAGATTATCGTACATTTATATATCCAGAAGCTGTTGATGAAGGTTTATGGGACAAATTCATTTCTTCTGATAATGAAGTGTGGTTATGTTGGGAACCATCTATATTGATAGATAATGAGAGTGATAACACAAGAGTTCAAAATAATATTATTTGGAGTGCAAAGTATACATACGATTGGCTTTTAACTCGTTTAATACCAACTGTCATTGAATACCGAAGAGAGAAAGACAGGTCTCTTCTGCAGAGATTGTTTGGTCAGAAAAAGAAATTACTTTCACCTTTTAACGAATTTAATTTAGACTTAGCTTATAATAACGCCTTATTAATTACCGATTATAAAGATATTGATACCCTAGGGAAATGGGTACGTGAAGTACAAGTTTTTTTTGCTATTCATTCAAATCATTATTTAAGTGTTGGCACTATTGAGGGGGTATATAAATCTATCATGCTCTGTCTAAGAAATTTTAAATTAAATCAAGGGACTTTTGAATATATAAAAATAAAACTCGATGGTAATCGTTCAATAGAATCGATAATTGCAAGTGTCGAGTCCAAATTGAATGATTTATCTAACAAGAATGGGATTAATGGTAGTAATATGGAATATGCACTAAGATCTCTATGTGCTTTACTTCATGAAGGCAATTATGGCGAACAGGATGAGGCTATATTAGTTCAAAAGCTCACTATTTTTCTTGAGATGCTTTCCCAAGAGTATAGATTTCTTAGTGACTTAGAAAGGGTAAGAGATTTATGGAAATAA